The proteins below are encoded in one region of Neisseria macacae ATCC 33926:
- a CDS encoding MarR family winged helix-turn-helix transcriptional regulator translates to MTEHLDAAAHAVAQWKQELPELAAENMLLIGRLKRAAAFIARELEKVYGEYGLTEGSFDVLATLRRSGAPYTLTPTELFSSLMVTSGTMTTRLKNLENQGLIDRLPNPDDARSLLVRLTDKGKDLIEKAVFPHVENEKRLLEKLDADTRTQLEQGLAAWLGALET, encoded by the coding sequence ATGACCGAACACCTTGATGCAGCCGCCCACGCCGTTGCCCAATGGAAGCAGGAACTGCCTGAATTGGCCGCCGAAAATATGCTGTTAATCGGCCGTCTGAAACGTGCCGCTGCCTTCATCGCGCGCGAATTGGAAAAAGTTTACGGAGAATATGGTTTAACCGAAGGCTCGTTCGATGTGCTGGCCACTTTGCGCCGCAGTGGCGCGCCTTATACGTTGACCCCGACCGAGTTGTTCTCTTCGCTGATGGTAACATCAGGTACCATGACCACGCGCCTGAAAAACTTGGAAAACCAAGGGCTAATCGACCGTCTGCCCAACCCGGACGATGCCCGCAGCCTGCTGGTCCGCCTGACGGATAAAGGCAAAGACTTAATTGAAAAAGCCGTGTTCCCGCATGTGGAAAACGAAAAGCGGCTGCTGGAAAAGCTGGATGCGGACACCCGCACGCAACTCGAACAAGGATTGGCGGCGTGGTTGGGGGCTTTGGAAACGTGA
- a CDS encoding IS5 family transposase has product MSTFFQQTAQAMIAKHIDRFPLLKLDQVIDWQPIEQYLNRQRTRYLRDHRGRPAYPLLSMFKAVLLGQWHSLSDPELEHSLITRIDFNLFCRFDELSIPDYSTLCRYRNWLAQDDTLSELLKLINRQLAEKNLKVEKASAAVIDATIIQTGGSKQRQAIEVDEEGQVSGQTTPSKDKDARWTKKNGLYKLGYKQHTRTDEEGYIEKLHITPANTHECNHLSPLLESIAEGTTVYADKGYDSKENRQHLEDHQLLDGIMRKAQRNRPLTEAQTKRNRYLSKTRYVVEQSFGTLHRKFRYARAAYFGLLKVSAQSHLKAMCLNLLKAANRLSVPVAA; this is encoded by the coding sequence ATGAGCACCTTCTTCCAGCAAACCGCACAAGCCATGATTGCCAAACACATCGACCGCTTTCCACTGTTGAAGTTGGATCAGGTGATTGATTGGCAACCGATCGAGCAATACCTGAATCGTCAAAGAACCCGTTACCTCCGAGACCATCGCGGCCGTCCCGCCTATCCCCTGTTGTCCATGTTCAAAGCCGTCCTGCTCGGACAATGGCACAGCCTCTCCGATCCCGAACTCGAACACAGCCTCATCACCCGCATCGATTTCAACCTGTTTTGCCGTTTTGACGAACTGAGCATCCCCGATTACAGCACCTTATGCCGCTACCGCAACTGGCTGGCGCAAGACGATACCCTGTCCGAATTGCTCAAACTGATCAACCGACAACTGGCCGAAAAAAACCTAAAAGTAGAGAAGGCATCTGCCGCCGTCATTGATGCCACCATTATTCAGACTGGCGGCAGCAAACAGCGTCAGGCCATAGAAGTCGACGAGGAAGGACAAGTCAGCGGCCAAACCACACCGAGTAAGGATAAAGATGCCCGCTGGACAAAGAAAAACGGCCTCTACAAACTCGGTTACAAACAACATACCCGTACCGATGAGGAAGGCTATATCGAGAAACTGCACATCACCCCCGCCAATACCCATGAGTGCAACCATCTTTCCCCTTTGTTGGAGAGTATTGCCGAAGGTACGACCGTTTATGCCGACAAAGGCTACGACAGCAAGGAAAACCGGCAACATCTGGAAGACCATCAGTTGTTAGACGGCATTATGCGCAAAGCCCAACGCAACCGTCCGCTGACGGAAGCACAAACCAAACGCAACCGATATTTATCGAAGACCCGTTATGTGGTCGAACAAAGCTTCGGTACGCTGCACCGTAAATTCCGCTACGCCCGGGCAGCCTATTTTGGTCTGCTCAAAGTGAGTGCGCAAAGTCATCTGAAAGCGATGTGTTTGAACCTGTTGAAAGCGGCTAACAGGCTAAGTGTGCCTGTTGCTGCCTAA
- a CDS encoding nuclear transport factor 2 family protein — protein sequence MTDAHKIYTAWTQMWNGHLDIADELLSPHFKAHLTADSTPPPAPVTDIASAKAWIATIRAKADLHYELVLGPFCDGDMISAYWRVTATLGDKTAVKVGTDFLKVKDGKITDCWTMNNNAA from the coding sequence ATGACCGACGCACACAAAATCTACACCGCATGGACGCAGATGTGGAACGGCCATCTCGATATTGCCGACGAACTGTTGTCGCCCCATTTCAAAGCGCACCTGACCGCCGACTCCACCCCGCCGCCCGCACCCGTTACCGACATTGCCAGCGCGAAGGCCTGGATTGCCACCATCCGCGCCAAAGCCGATTTGCATTACGAACTCGTGCTCGGCCCGTTTTGCGACGGCGACATGATTTCCGCCTATTGGCGCGTTACCGCCACGCTCGGCGACAAAACCGCCGTCAAAGTCGGCACGGATTTCCTGAAAGTCAAAGACGGCAAAATCACCGACTGCTGGACGATGAACAACAACGCCGCATAA
- a CDS encoding carboxymuconolactone decarboxylase family protein — protein MRLHYSQYALDTYKALLALEASLTLDSTLKDLVKLRVSQINGCAFCVDMHVKEAKLHGERELRLHHLAVWHESTLFTKKERAALQWAENLTRISERGIHDADYAAVRAHFDEEELVALTHVINTINVWNRLNVAFATPAGSMDGLMGLEKAGLI, from the coding sequence ATGCGCTTACACTATTCCCAATATGCCCTTGACACCTATAAGGCACTGCTGGCCTTGGAAGCCAGCCTCACGCTGGATAGTACCCTGAAAGATTTGGTGAAACTACGCGTTTCACAAATCAACGGCTGCGCTTTTTGTGTCGATATGCACGTTAAAGAAGCCAAGCTGCACGGCGAGCGCGAACTGCGCCTGCACCATTTGGCCGTTTGGCACGAATCCACCCTGTTTACCAAAAAAGAACGGGCCGCGCTGCAATGGGCGGAAAACCTGACCCGCATCTCCGAACGGGGTATTCACGATGCGGACTACGCAGCGGTACGCGCTCATTTTGATGAAGAAGAACTGGTGGCGTTGACCCATGTCATCAACACCATCAACGTCTGGAACCGCCTGAATGTGGCTTTTGCCACTCCGGCGGGCAGCATGGACGGTCTGATGGGATTGGAGAAGGCAGGACTGATTTAG
- the csx16 gene encoding CRISPR-associated protein Csx16: protein MTTYFVSRHLGAIEWIKQQPQWQIDEFTPHLDATRIQAGDVVLGTLPLHLAAEVCSRGAKLYFLMLPQQFAERGNEHTVAAMSAAGATLQRFEVKKISE from the coding sequence ATGACTACCTACTTCGTCTCGCGACATCTAGGCGCAATTGAATGGATAAAGCAGCAACCTCAATGGCAGATAGATGAATTTACCCCACACCTGGACGCAACAAGAATTCAAGCGGGTGATGTGGTTTTAGGAACACTGCCTTTGCACTTGGCTGCGGAAGTGTGCAGTCGTGGTGCCAAGCTTTATTTTTTAATGTTGCCCCAACAATTTGCCGAACGCGGCAATGAACATACTGTCGCAGCCATGTCTGCCGCAGGCGCAACTTTACAGCGGTTTGAAGTCAAAAAAATCTCCGAATAA
- a CDS encoding IS5 family transposase yields MSTFFQQTAQAMIAKHIDRFPLLKLDQVIDWQPIEQYLNRQRTRYLRDHRGRPAYPLLSMFKAVLLGQWHSLSDPELEHSLITRIDFNLFCRFDELSIPDYSTLCRYRNWLAQDDTLSELLKLINCQLTEKNLKVEKASAAVVDATIIQTAGSKQRQAIEVDEEGQISGQTTPSKDKDARWTKKNGLYKLGYKQHTRTDEEGYIEKLHITPANVHECNHLSPLLEGIAEGTTVYADKGYDSKENRQHLEDHQLLDGIMRKAQRNRPLTEAQTKRNRYLSKTRYVVEQSFGTLHRKFRYARAAYFGLLKVSAQSHLKAICLNLLKAANRLSVPVAA; encoded by the coding sequence ATGAGCACTTTCTTCCAGCAAACCGCACAAGCCATGATCGCCAAACACATCGACCGCTTCCCATTATTGAAGTTGGATCAGGTGATTGATTGGCAGCCGATCGAACAATACCTGAATCGTCAAAGAACCCGTTACCTCCGAGACCACCGCGGCCGTCCCGCCTATCCCCTGTTGTCCATGTTCAAAGCCGTCCTGCTCGGACAATGGCACAGCCTCTCCGATCCCGAACTCGAACACAGCCTCATCACCCGCATCGATTTCAACCTGTTTTGCCGTTTTGACGAACTGAGCATCCCCGATTACAGCACCTTATGCCGCTACCGCAACTGGCTGGCGCAGGACGACACCCTGTCCGAATTGCTCAAACTGATTAACTGCCAACTGACCGAAAAAAACCTAAAAGTAGAGAAGGCATCCGCCGCCGTCGTTGACGCCACCATTATTCAGACTGCCGGCAGCAAACAGCGTCAGGCCATAGAAGTCGATGAGGAAGGACAAATCAGCGGTCAAACCACACCGAGCAAAGACAAAGATGCCCGCTGGACAAAGAAAAACGGCCTCTACAAACTCGGTTACAAACAACATACCCGTACCGATGAGGAAGGCTATATCGAGAAACTGCACATCACCCCCGCCAATGTCCATGAGTGCAACCATCTTTCCCCTTTGTTGGAGGGTATTGCCGAAGGTACGACCGTTTATGCCGACAAAGGCTACGACAGCAAGGAAAACCGGCAACATCTGGAAGACCATCAGTTGTTAGACGGCATTATGCGCAAAGCCCAACGCAACCGTCCGCTGACGGAAGCGCAAACCAAACGCAACCGATATTTATCGAAGACCCGTTATGTGGTCGAACAAAGCTTCGGTACACTGCACCGTAAATTCCGCTACGCCCGGGCAGCCTATTTTGGTCTGCTCAAAGTGAGTGCGCAAAGCCATCTGAAGGCGATATGTTTGAACCTGTTGAAAGCAGCTAACAGGCTAAGTGTGCCTGTTGCCGCCTAA
- a CDS encoding NAD(P)H-dependent oxidoreductase — MFADKQTVLNAFRFRHACKSYDAAKKIPADDFAYILETARLSPSSFGLEPWRFLVVQNRTLRQELRGIAWGAAEKIMDCSHFVILLARTQAAMQADYQEKIWGDVHGMPPETVGMMQKFFKQFAETDFAIADNPHAFNDWAAKQTYIALANMMTAAALIGVDSTPMEGFQKENVEKLLSGKGFINLDEYRVSVMAAFGYRTGEPKRAKTRQAVEDVVDWIE, encoded by the coding sequence ATGTTTGCCGATAAACAAACTGTTTTAAACGCCTTCCGTTTCCGCCACGCCTGCAAAAGTTATGATGCGGCGAAGAAAATCCCTGCCGATGATTTTGCTTATATTTTGGAAACCGCACGCCTGTCGCCCAGTTCGTTCGGGCTGGAACCTTGGCGGTTTTTGGTGGTGCAAAACCGTACTCTGCGCCAAGAGTTGCGCGGCATCGCATGGGGCGCGGCGGAAAAAATCATGGATTGCAGCCATTTTGTGATTTTGTTGGCGCGCACGCAGGCTGCCATGCAGGCGGATTATCAGGAAAAAATCTGGGGCGATGTGCATGGAATGCCGCCTGAAACCGTTGGAATGATGCAAAAATTTTTCAAACAGTTTGCCGAAACCGATTTTGCCATTGCCGATAATCCGCACGCATTTAACGATTGGGCAGCCAAGCAAACCTATATCGCGTTGGCAAACATGATGACTGCCGCCGCGTTGATTGGTGTGGATTCCACGCCGATGGAAGGCTTTCAAAAAGAAAATGTGGAAAAGTTGCTGTCCGGCAAAGGCTTCATCAATCTTGACGAATACCGCGTCAGTGTTATGGCGGCATTTGGCTATCGCACAGGCGAACCCAAGCGCGCCAAAACACGGCAGGCAGTAGAAGATGTGGTTGATTGGATTGAATAA
- a CDS encoding glutathione S-transferase, with translation MITLYALTQSRAYRIAWLLEHLGLDYHAEIVRRNEQTQLAPESLRSIHPLGKSPLLQDGSLILPESGAIVEYLIATYDKTGSLRPAADSPNYPDYLFWLHYAEGSLMPLLVMSLVFRKIDQNPMPFFAKPIARKITDGARRNFLNPQLELHLGFVEQKLQGKTAWLLGDTLTGADIMMSFPLQAAVSRTELNLPNITAYVRRIESHPDYQKAEARLGKLTLL, from the coding sequence ATGATTACCCTTTACGCACTCACCCAATCCCGCGCTTACCGCATCGCCTGGCTGCTGGAACACCTCGGATTGGATTACCACGCCGAAATTGTCCGCCGTAACGAACAAACCCAACTCGCGCCGGAAAGCCTGCGCTCAATCCACCCACTCGGTAAATCGCCGCTGTTGCAGGACGGCAGCCTTATCTTGCCCGAAAGCGGCGCGATTGTGGAATACCTGATTGCCACGTATGACAAAACAGGCAGTCTGCGCCCCGCCGCCGACAGCCCGAATTACCCCGACTACCTATTTTGGTTGCACTACGCCGAAGGATCACTGATGCCGCTTTTGGTCATGTCGCTGGTGTTTCGTAAGATAGACCAAAACCCGATGCCGTTTTTTGCGAAGCCGATTGCCCGCAAGATTACCGATGGGGCACGCAGGAATTTCCTGAATCCGCAACTCGAACTGCACCTTGGATTCGTCGAACAGAAATTGCAGGGCAAAACCGCATGGCTGCTGGGCGACACACTCACTGGCGCGGACATCATGATGAGCTTCCCGCTGCAAGCCGCCGTGTCGCGCACCGAATTAAACCTGCCGAACATTACCGCCTATGTGCGCCGCATCGAAAGTCATCCCGACTATCAAAAAGCGGAAGCCAGGCTGGGCAAACTGACGCTGTTGTAA
- a CDS encoding DUF485 domain-containing protein has product MDKSSTEEARLTAEILNNPKFQKMALQKSLLGWSFSAVMFSVYTAFIWIIGTRPDLLGRKVSEGGVTTWGIYAGIAVIVFSFLITLTYVWLANGYFEKTTREVVREVQGDASCTNVQEHA; this is encoded by the coding sequence ATGGACAAATCATCTACGGAAGAGGCCAGATTAACGGCTGAAATCCTGAATAATCCGAAATTCCAAAAAATGGCGCTGCAGAAGTCGTTGCTGGGCTGGTCGTTTTCGGCAGTAATGTTTTCCGTTTACACGGCCTTCATCTGGATCATCGGCACGCGCCCCGACCTTTTGGGACGCAAAGTTTCCGAAGGAGGCGTTACCACTTGGGGCATCTACGCCGGCATCGCCGTTATTGTATTTTCCTTCCTTATTACACTGACGTATGTGTGGTTGGCCAACGGCTATTTCGAAAAAACCACGCGGGAGGTGGTACGTGAAGTTCAGGGGGATGCATCCTGTACTAACGTACAGGAACATGCATAA
- a CDS encoding type 1 glutamine amidotransferase domain-containing protein, producing the protein MSDKPILYVVTSNAVKGASGQPTGFWLSELTHPMHETEAAGHRSEIAAIRAGVAPVDADSLNMDDPVNAHYWQQTDLQQRLQAAPGLGGLNGADYSAILFTGGYGTMWDFRESLDAQRLIREVYENGGIVAAVCHGPAALVDAKLSNGEYLVSGKNVAAFTNAEEEATGGAKIVPFLLETALVEHGAKHHAAPNWAENVVVDGRLITGQNPASAKGVGVALAKALG; encoded by the coding sequence ATGTCCGACAAACCCATTCTCTACGTTGTAACCAGCAATGCCGTTAAAGGTGCAAGCGGCCAGCCCACCGGCTTTTGGTTGTCCGAACTCACGCACCCCATGCACGAAACCGAAGCCGCCGGGCACCGAAGCGAAATCGCCGCCATCCGAGCCGGAGTCGCCCCCGTTGATGCCGACAGCCTGAATATGGATGACCCCGTGAACGCCCATTACTGGCAGCAAACTGACCTGCAACAACGTTTGCAAGCTGCGCCCGGGCTGGGCGGTCTGAACGGCGCGGACTATTCCGCCATTCTGTTTACCGGCGGCTACGGTACGATGTGGGATTTCCGCGAAAGCCTTGACGCGCAACGCCTTATCCGCGAAGTGTACGAAAACGGCGGTATCGTTGCCGCCGTCTGCCACGGCCCTGCCGCGCTGGTGGACGCGAAACTTTCTAATGGCGAATATCTGGTCAGCGGCAAAAACGTTGCCGCTTTCACCAACGCCGAAGAAGAAGCAACGGGCGGAGCTAAAATCGTCCCCTTCCTGCTGGAAACCGCGCTCGTTGAACACGGCGCAAAACACCATGCCGCGCCGAACTGGGCGGAAAACGTGGTGGTGGACGGCCGTCTGATTACCGGTCAAAACCCGGCATCCGCCAAAGGCGTAGGGGTGGCGTTGGCAAAGGCATTGGGTTGA
- a CDS encoding LysR family transcriptional regulator has translation MDINQLRAFITVAHTQNLTQAAERLFLSQPAVSAQIKAIESDVGTPLFIRTSNGMQLTRAGEVLLPEAEALMQHKHRLEKFAETLSEHFVSHAQLGLIHPIASHKVTELTRLIQQRSPDVQLHIQYGMSGEILERLTAKRLHGGFFLGNIEGRSLQCRFLQNIAYALICPDGEEDKLRRGLPKSLNDYTWIEMSGISGSHKNLQQFWHRHKLSPKKQIICDYPQTIIDLVADGAGLAMVPKHTAKAARTQGKPVALIDEFEQSLPLHFVYLDEYGTDHALLLLLDCVLEVWQAEIGKA, from the coding sequence ATGGATATCAATCAATTGCGCGCCTTTATCACTGTGGCGCATACGCAAAATCTGACACAGGCCGCCGAAAGGCTGTTTTTGTCGCAACCGGCCGTTTCCGCCCAAATCAAGGCCATAGAAAGCGACGTCGGTACGCCGCTTTTCATCCGCACCAGCAACGGTATGCAGCTTACCCGCGCAGGCGAAGTGCTGCTGCCCGAAGCCGAAGCCCTGATGCAGCACAAGCACCGTTTGGAAAAGTTTGCCGAAACGCTGTCGGAACACTTCGTCTCCCATGCGCAGCTCGGCCTGATCCACCCCATAGCATCACACAAGGTAACCGAACTGACCCGCCTGATCCAACAGCGCAGTCCCGATGTGCAACTTCACATCCAATACGGTATGAGCGGCGAAATTTTGGAACGCCTGACCGCAAAGCGGCTGCACGGCGGTTTTTTCCTCGGCAACATAGAAGGACGCAGCCTGCAATGCCGTTTCCTGCAAAACATCGCCTACGCCTTGATTTGCCCGGATGGGGAAGAAGATAAGTTGCGGCGCGGTTTGCCCAAAAGCCTGAATGACTACACTTGGATAGAGATGTCCGGCATATCCGGCAGCCACAAAAACCTACAGCAGTTCTGGCACCGCCACAAGCTGTCGCCCAAAAAGCAGATCATCTGCGATTATCCTCAAACCATTATCGACTTGGTCGCCGATGGTGCGGGACTGGCCATGGTGCCCAAACATACCGCCAAAGCCGCCCGCACACAAGGCAAACCCGTCGCCCTGATAGACGAATTCGAACAAAGCCTGCCGCTGCATTTCGTTTATCTGGACGAATATGGCACCGACCACGCCCTATTGTTGCTGCTGGATTGTGTGTTGGAAGTTTGGCAGGCCGAAATCGGCAAAGCCTGA
- a CDS encoding IS630 family transposase (programmed frameshift), translating to MAYSADLRNKALNYYEQCKNISQTAATFNLSRNTLYLWIRLKKQTGSLKHQVTGLNAVKLDRQKLAQYVGQHPDAYLHEIAKHFDCTPAAVCYALKQMGMTRKKRPTTYKEQDPAKVTHYLTQLAEFSDYQRVYLDETGFDRYLFRPYARSLRGQIVKAQISGKRYRRLSLVSAQVGNRLIAPMVYQNTMTGVFFEAWFQQCLLPALTQKSVIILDNARFHRMGVLREMAEKWGHKVLPLAPYSPELNPIEKVWANIKRYLRTVLSDYARFDDALLSYFDFN from the exons ATGGCATACTCTGCGGACTTAAGAAACAAAGCTTTAAACTATTACGAACAATGCAAAAACATCAGCCAAACCGCAGCAACGTTTAACTTGTCAAGAAACACGCTTTACCTGTGGATTCGCCTTAAAAAGCAAACAGGCAGCCTAAAACATCAAGTTACCGGTCTGAATGCCGTCAAATTGGATAGGCAAAAACTGGCTCAATATGTTGGGCAACACCCAGATGCCTATCTGCATGAAATCGCCAAACATTTTGATTGTACGCCAGCCGCCGTTTGCTATGCACTCAAACAGATGGGGATGACGCGCAAAAAAAGAC CCACCACTTACAAAGAACAAGACCCGGCCAAAGTAACGCATTATTTGACACAGCTGGCCGAATTTTCCGACTACCAACGCGTTTATTTGGATGAAACAGGATTTGACCGCTACCTGTTCCGTCCCTATGCCCGTAGCCTGAGAGGGCAAATAGTGAAAGCGCAGATAAGTGGGAAAAGATACCGACGCTTATCTCTGGTGTCCGCACAAGTCGGCAACCGGCTGATTGCTCCGATGGTTTATCAAAATACGATGACCGGAGTCTTTTTTGAAGCGTGGTTTCAGCAATGCCTACTGCCCGCATTGACTCAAAAATCGGTGATTATTTTAGATAATGCACGATTTCACCGTATGGGTGTCTTACGGGAAATGGCGGAAAAATGGGGACATAAGGTATTGCCTCTTGCACCTTATTCACCTGAGCTCAACCCGATTGAGAAGGTGTGGGCAAATATTAAGCGGTATCTGCGAACCGTATTGTCTGATTACGCCCGATTTGACGATGCGCTACTGTCTTATTTTGATTTTAATTGA
- a CDS encoding LysR family transcriptional regulator, producing MDWDWNGIRHFTTLVEKQTLTAAAEHLGVQHSTVSRQIAQLENALGLRLFDRIGKRYLLTPEGERLYRHACEICKDMSMLQRTAREQAELRHSVVISAPPFVARLLLMPHIADFYRKHNDIRLIIQSDAALADLHGRQADIALRLVRPTQNDLAVRRIAHFSYRIYGHEGYLKTIRREDWRFVQIAVNTRFSRWFAEQIGEDADISFASNDFAAVKQAVCEQIGIGILPDFAVFPADRLHPVSLNPDKPPPEFSSELFLVMHEDVRRSSSVRAVANYFAEVLEHLSAI from the coding sequence ATGGATTGGGACTGGAACGGCATCCGCCACTTCACCACCCTCGTGGAAAAACAAACCCTTACCGCCGCTGCCGAACACCTGGGCGTGCAGCACAGCACCGTTTCGCGGCAAATCGCCCAGCTGGAAAACGCACTCGGCCTGCGCCTGTTTGACCGCATCGGCAAACGCTACCTGCTCACCCCCGAAGGCGAACGACTTTACCGCCATGCCTGCGAAATCTGCAAAGATATGAGCATGTTGCAGCGTACTGCACGCGAACAGGCCGAGCTGCGGCACAGCGTCGTCATTTCCGCACCGCCATTCGTCGCCCGACTCCTGCTGATGCCCCACATTGCCGATTTCTACCGCAAACACAACGATATACGTCTTATCATTCAAAGTGATGCCGCACTCGCCGACTTGCACGGCCGTCAAGCCGACATCGCCCTGCGCCTCGTCCGCCCCACCCAAAACGACCTTGCCGTGCGCCGCATCGCCCATTTCTCCTACCGCATCTACGGCCATGAAGGCTACCTGAAAACCATCCGCCGCGAAGACTGGCGTTTCGTGCAAATTGCCGTAAACACCCGTTTTTCCCGCTGGTTTGCCGAACAAATCGGCGAAGATGCCGACATTTCCTTCGCCAGCAACGACTTCGCCGCCGTCAAACAAGCCGTGTGCGAACAAATCGGCATCGGTATCCTGCCTGATTTCGCCGTTTTCCCCGCTGACAGGCTGCATCCCGTCTCACTCAATCCGGATAAGCCGCCGCCCGAATTCTCGTCGGAACTCTTTCTGGTCATGCACGAAGACGTACGCCGTAGCTCCAGCGTCAGGGCGGTGGCGAATTACTTCGCGGAGGTGTTGGAACACTTGTCGGCAATATGA
- a CDS encoding cation acetate symporter → MKKIYIKTISYFISPIFANAAYADALTGDVQRQATNWTAIVMFFVFVGSTLLITKWAARQNRSAKDFYTGGGGISGTQNGLAIAGDYMSAASFLGISAMVFTSGYDGLIYSTGFLVGWPVVLFLVAERLRNLGRYTFSDVAAYRLKQTPVRVFSAAGSLLVVILYLIAQVVGAGKLIQLLFGMSYLSAVILVGVLMVAYVLFGGMLATTWVQMIKAVLLLGGATLMAFFVLQHAGFNLETMFGQAVSAHEKGEAIMSPGGLVKNPADALSLGFALMFGTAGLPHILMRFFTVPDAREARKSVVVATGLIGYFYLLTIIIGFGAIIFLSRDNPQFFTQVVKEGKSVYEMVGGTNMAAVHLAGATGGDLLLGFISAVAFATILAVVAGLTLSGASAVSHDLYASVIRKGKATQHEEMRVSKAATLTLGIVAILFGAAFENQNVAFMVGLAFALAASANFPVLMLSMFWKGLTTRGAIAGGFAGLLGALVLILLGPTVWVSVLHHDKPVFPYGNPALFTIPLAFIVAWLVSLADKSEQAGCDKAGFNAQYVRSMTGMGAAEASDH, encoded by the coding sequence ATGAAAAAAATATACATAAAAACAATATCATATTTCATTTCGCCGATATTTGCGAATGCGGCGTATGCGGACGCGCTGACGGGCGACGTGCAGCGGCAGGCGACCAATTGGACGGCCATCGTGATGTTTTTCGTCTTTGTCGGCAGCACGCTGCTGATTACCAAGTGGGCGGCACGGCAAAACCGTTCGGCCAAGGATTTCTATACGGGCGGCGGCGGGATTTCCGGCACGCAGAACGGGCTGGCGATTGCGGGCGACTATATGTCCGCCGCGTCTTTTCTCGGCATTTCGGCAATGGTGTTTACCAGCGGCTACGACGGGCTGATTTATTCCACGGGCTTTTTGGTCGGCTGGCCTGTTGTGCTGTTTTTAGTGGCTGAGCGGCTGCGTAATCTGGGACGGTACACGTTTTCGGATGTGGCCGCCTACCGCCTGAAACAAACGCCGGTGAGGGTGTTTTCTGCCGCAGGTTCGCTTTTGGTGGTGATTCTTTATTTAATCGCGCAGGTGGTGGGTGCGGGCAAGCTGATTCAGCTTTTGTTCGGCATGAGCTACCTTTCCGCCGTGATACTGGTGGGCGTGCTGATGGTGGCCTATGTGCTGTTCGGCGGGATGCTGGCAACGACATGGGTTCAGATGATTAAGGCGGTGTTGCTGCTGGGCGGGGCGACGCTGATGGCGTTTTTTGTGTTGCAACATGCGGGGTTCAATCTGGAAACCATGTTCGGCCAGGCCGTATCGGCGCATGAAAAGGGCGAGGCAATCATGTCGCCCGGCGGGCTGGTCAAAAACCCGGCGGACGCGCTGTCGCTCGGTTTCGCACTGATGTTCGGCACGGCCGGGCTGCCGCACATTCTGATGCGCTTTTTCACCGTGCCTGATGCGCGAGAAGCACGCAAGTCGGTGGTGGTGGCTACGGGGCTTATCGGTTATTTCTACCTGCTGACGATTATCATCGGCTTTGGCGCGATTATTTTCCTGAGCCGCGATAACCCGCAGTTTTTCACGCAGGTTGTCAAAGAAGGCAAAAGCGTGTACGAAATGGTGGGCGGCACAAATATGGCGGCGGTGCACTTGGCGGGAGCCACGGGTGGCGATTTGCTGCTGGGCTTCATTTCGGCCGTCGCCTTTGCCACAATTTTGGCGGTGGTGGCGGGGCTGACGCTTTCGGGCGCATCGGCTGTAAGCCATGATCTGTATGCTTCAGTCATCCGCAAAGGTAAGGCCACGCAGCACGAGGAGATGCGGGTTTCCAAGGCGGCCACGCTGACTTTGGGCATCGTGGCTATTTTGTTCGGGGCAGCCTTTGAGAATCAGAATGTTGCCTTTATGGTCGGGTTGGCTTTCGCGTTGGCGGCATCGGCCAATTTCCCCGTGCTGATGCTCAGTATGTTTTGGAAGGGACTGACCACGCGCGGGGCGATTGCGGGCGGTTTCGCGGGGCTGCTCGGCGCCTTGGTGCTGATTTTGCTGGGCCCGACCGTGTGGGTGAGTGTGCTGCATCACGACAAACCCGTCTTCCCCTACGGTAATCCCGCGCTGTTTACCATCCCGCTGGCCTTTATCGTGGCCTGGCTGGTGTCGCTGGCCGACAAATCGGAACAGGCCGGCTGCGACAAGGCGGGTTTTAACGCTCAGTATGTCCGTTCGATGACGGGTATGGGCGCAGCCGAAGCAAGCGATCATTGA